The Sinomicrobium kalidii genome contains a region encoding:
- a CDS encoding alpha/beta fold hydrolase: MKKAKKIYFYLQMLGLLILLPAIANAGDTPEIPDGWSDGYVYANGIRIHYYHAVPAPDKPVIVMVHGVTDIGLSWTTLTWKLQDSYDIYMLDARGHGLSDPFTTSDDGNTLVKDVVEFVRVMKFEKPILMGHSMGAATVMRVGAEYPDLAKAIIMLDPMLYRFPAGESGRARSTGNDAPPKAPQPETQAPDRLSVSMSGPPETLVAQNNYSFDDLVATCHRNSPKWDAVDCRYWALSKKQYHGAYTDKTWQAMSGTMRTGDALAKIPVPALVLKADASPEQRKANEKAATVIQKGKLVHIDGAGHNLHHDELKRTVEVLKEFLSTL, encoded by the coding sequence ATGAAAAAAGCCAAAAAAATCTATTTCTACTTGCAGATGCTGGGACTGTTGATCCTGTTACCTGCTATTGCAAACGCCGGCGATACCCCGGAAATCCCTGACGGATGGTCGGACGGCTATGTGTATGCAAATGGGATTCGCATCCACTACTATCATGCTGTTCCCGCACCTGATAAACCCGTTATCGTGATGGTTCACGGAGTTACGGATATCGGGCTCAGCTGGACCACGCTTACCTGGAAACTACAGGATTCGTACGACATATATATGCTTGATGCCCGGGGGCACGGCCTGTCTGACCCGTTCACTACCTCCGATGACGGCAATACGCTGGTAAAAGACGTGGTGGAGTTCGTGCGCGTGATGAAGTTCGAAAAGCCTATCCTGATGGGGCATTCCATGGGCGCTGCTACGGTAATGCGCGTAGGTGCGGAATATCCGGATCTGGCGAAGGCTATTATTATGCTGGACCCCATGCTCTACCGCTTTCCCGCCGGGGAAAGCGGTAGAGCACGTAGCACCGGAAATGATGCGCCGCCCAAAGCTCCGCAACCCGAAACCCAGGCGCCGGACCGGCTTTCCGTAAGTATGTCCGGACCTCCGGAAACGCTGGTAGCACAGAACAACTATAGCTTCGACGACCTGGTGGCGACCTGCCACCGCAACAGCCCCAAATGGGATGCAGTGGACTGCCGGTATTGGGCACTCTCGAAAAAACAATATCACGGTGCCTATACAGATAAAACGTGGCAGGCCATGTCGGGCACCATGAGGACCGGAGATGCGCTGGCAAAAATTCCGGTACCCGCGCTTGTGCTCAAAGCCGACGCATCGCCGGAACAGCGCAAGGCCAACGAGAAAGCGGCCACGGTGATACAGAAAGGCAAACTCGTACACATCGACGGAGCCGGTCATAACCTGCACCACGACGAGCTCAAACGTACCGTAGAAGTTTTGAAGGAGTTTTTATCGACATTGTAG
- a CDS encoding purple acid phosphatase family protein: MYKIQLLSVFLAGFFCIAVNGQEFLPGPFPDRVVLTWSDDPRTSQTVNWRTDGQTRISYLEVAEADASPDFPSKAKRIQAETSFLEVDGVRANYHTVEIDSLSPGTLYAYRVGQGESWSEWYHFSTAPEEDQPFSFIYFGDAQNNLKSMWSRVVRQAYSAMPRARFMLHAGDLINRTHNDREWGEWHHAGSFIHAMIPSVPSPGNHEYDRDEEGNLQLDVHWKKTFHMPSNGPEGLESSVYYLDYGNCRIISLNSQEIILDEVSREKQAKWLDRVLSGNKKTWTVITFHHPLFSSKEGRDNPEFRKTFKPIFDKYKVDLVLQGHDHTYGRGRNLPVGVTNTDAGSGTMYVVSVSGPKMYNLTTDRWMDRAASNTQLYQIISIAGDTLSFEAYTATGQLYDAFDIVKGNGKKEWKERVPQDTRERTALPKHYLKKLSKKEIEEYHKVYPERH; the protein is encoded by the coding sequence ATGTATAAAATTCAACTATTATCCGTTTTTCTGGCCGGCTTTTTCTGTATAGCGGTAAACGGGCAGGAGTTTTTGCCCGGCCCTTTTCCCGACCGTGTCGTATTGACGTGGAGCGATGATCCGCGAACTTCGCAGACCGTAAACTGGAGGACCGACGGACAGACCCGCATCTCCTACCTGGAAGTGGCCGAAGCCGATGCTTCCCCGGATTTTCCCTCAAAGGCGAAACGCATACAAGCGGAAACGTCATTTCTTGAAGTTGACGGCGTCAGGGCCAATTACCACACCGTAGAGATTGATTCCCTGTCGCCCGGGACTTTGTACGCTTACCGTGTAGGGCAGGGGGAGTCGTGGAGCGAATGGTACCATTTCAGTACGGCCCCGGAAGAAGATCAACCGTTTTCTTTTATCTATTTCGGGGATGCACAGAACAATTTGAAATCCATGTGGTCCAGGGTTGTCCGGCAGGCCTACAGTGCAATGCCCCGGGCCCGTTTTATGTTGCACGCCGGAGACCTGATCAACAGGACACATAACGACAGGGAATGGGGAGAGTGGCATCATGCCGGGAGTTTTATCCATGCCATGATTCCAAGTGTTCCGTCACCCGGGAACCATGAATACGACCGGGATGAAGAGGGAAATTTACAACTGGATGTCCACTGGAAAAAGACGTTTCACATGCCGTCCAATGGCCCCGAAGGCCTGGAGAGTTCCGTTTATTACCTGGATTATGGCAATTGCAGGATTATTTCTTTGAATTCACAGGAAATTATACTGGATGAGGTTTCCAGGGAAAAACAGGCGAAATGGCTGGACAGGGTGTTGTCCGGGAATAAGAAGACATGGACGGTTATCACCTTTCACCATCCCCTATTTTCTTCCAAGGAAGGCAGGGACAATCCCGAATTCCGGAAGACATTCAAACCCATTTTTGACAAGTATAAAGTAGACCTTGTTTTACAGGGGCACGATCATACTTACGGAAGGGGGCGTAACCTTCCCGTAGGTGTCACCAATACGGATGCCGGGTCGGGAACCATGTATGTGGTTTCCGTAAGCGGGCCCAAAATGTATAACCTTACCACCGACCGCTGGATGGACAGGGCCGCAAGCAATACGCAGCTTTACCAGATCATATCGATTGCCGGGGATACACTTTCTTTCGAGGCTTATACGGCTACAGGACAGCTATATGATGCTTTTGACATTGTTAAGGGCAATGGTAAAAAGGAATGGAAGGAACGAGTACCACAGGATACCCGGGAAAGGACGGCTTTACCCAAACACTATTTAAAAAAGCTTTCAAAAAAGGAGATCGAGGAATATCACAAGGTGTATCCCGAACGGCATTAA
- a CDS encoding helix-turn-helix domain-containing protein, with amino-acid sequence MDNESLKIKEGFVGQRMIVLPPDVRKKIEVNPIINSLYITAIGYYPFANYHDRERKKGCDEYILLYCVEGKGVIFIGNEELELQPNQFFIIPAGIPHHYKSSLSDPWSIYWVHFIGNNADSIYERLLKYNPDRTIKIPYDEQRTELFLKMIKLLENSFDDASLELSNIYLLHYISSFIYQSRTNDPTERKNPVNQSITYMKKHLDKSLSIKDLASQQFLSVSRYSELFKTATGTSPIKYFIHLKIQKSCQYLYFTNMNVKEIANALGFTDPFYFSRMFKRVLGLSPSKYKKDYKQ; translated from the coding sequence ATGGACAATGAATCCCTGAAGATCAAAGAAGGTTTTGTAGGTCAACGGATGATCGTCTTGCCGCCTGATGTAAGGAAGAAAATTGAAGTGAACCCGATTATAAATTCCCTGTATATAACCGCTATCGGGTACTACCCTTTTGCCAATTATCACGACCGCGAAAGGAAAAAAGGGTGTGACGAATATATCCTGTTATACTGTGTGGAAGGAAAGGGAGTTATTTTTATCGGGAACGAAGAATTGGAACTTCAGCCTAACCAGTTTTTTATTATTCCCGCTGGTATTCCACATCATTATAAAAGTTCCCTGTCCGATCCATGGAGCATTTACTGGGTTCACTTTATCGGAAACAATGCGGATTCCATATACGAAAGGTTGTTGAAGTACAACCCGGACAGAACCATCAAAATCCCTTACGACGAGCAGCGAACGGAATTGTTCCTGAAAATGATCAAACTTCTGGAAAACAGTTTTGATGACGCCTCTCTGGAGCTTTCCAACATATATCTTTTGCACTATATAAGTTCCTTTATTTATCAATCCCGGACCAATGATCCGACAGAACGGAAAAACCCGGTGAATCAATCGATAACGTACATGAAAAAACATCTCGACAAATCGCTTTCCATCAAAGACCTGGCTTCCCAGCAATTTCTATCGGTATCCCGCTATTCGGAATTGTTTAAAACGGCAACCGGAACATCTCCGATCAAATATTTTATCCACCTGAAAATCCAGAAATCCTGTCAGTACCTGTACTTTACCAATATGAATGTAAAGGAAATTGCCAATGCCCTGGGATTTACCGATCCCTTTTATTTTTCCAGGATGTTCAAACGGGTCTTGGGCCTTTCCCCCTCAAAATACAAAAAGGACTATAAGCAATAA
- a CDS encoding helix-turn-helix domain-containing protein: MESIYEIMVEPDYINDTGSPDEGFYRKRKGLEVEEILKNLKKYLGIKTNVELSEILDVRPNTISTWKKRNSMDYSRLIAIGKSHKLDLNRLFSNKVKKETFNENVIVVPREFQYQYVTSFGEKEFLDGMPRYRFPFATGKGKIRIFQVDNITSFSSFKGNFFAVGELINGIGNITEDTVYIVVNKVSGISVGKIEQYDNDPDALYIVNNQNKIMRNKIRISAGDVVEIWEVNNIVFGKL, from the coding sequence ATGGAAAGTATATATGAAATAATGGTAGAACCGGACTATATTAATGATACCGGTAGTCCGGATGAGGGATTTTATAGGAAAAGGAAGGGGCTTGAGGTTGAGGAAATCTTAAAGAATTTAAAAAAATACCTGGGGATCAAAACGAATGTGGAACTTTCGGAAATCCTTGATGTCCGACCCAATACCATATCTACGTGGAAAAAAAGGAACAGCATGGACTATAGTCGGTTGATAGCTATTGGAAAATCGCATAAACTGGACCTTAATCGCTTGTTTTCAAATAAAGTAAAGAAGGAGACATTCAATGAAAATGTCATTGTAGTACCCCGGGAGTTTCAATACCAGTACGTAACCAGCTTCGGTGAAAAAGAATTTCTGGATGGTATGCCCAGGTACAGATTTCCTTTTGCTACCGGAAAAGGAAAAATAAGAATATTCCAGGTAGATAATATCACTTCATTTTCTTCTTTTAAAGGAAATTTTTTTGCCGTCGGAGAGCTGATCAATGGTATCGGGAATATAACGGAAGACACGGTTTATATCGTTGTAAACAAAGTAAGTGGAATTTCCGTAGGCAAGATCGAACAATACGATAACGACCCGGATGCTTTGTATATCGTAAACAATCAAAATAAAATAATGAGAAATAAAATCAGGATATCTGCGGGGGATGTTGTGGAAATATGGGAGGTGAATAATATTGTTTTCGGGAAGTTATGA
- a CDS encoding VOC family protein, which produces MKGEIADLKHGNEIVFTLSADSKEEVNNWEDEVIKAGGTIISPAEEFGNGYYGFVFTDPDGHKFNVFYM; this is translated from the coding sequence ATTAAAGGGGAAATAGCCGACCTGAAACATGGAAATGAAATTGTATTCACGCTTTCGGCTGACAGCAAAGAGGAAGTTAACAATTGGGAGGATGAAGTTATAAAAGCAGGCGGAACGATCATTTCCCCCGCAGAAGAATTTGGAAATGGATATTATGGTTTTGTTTTTACCGACCCGGATGGTCATAAATTCAATGTATTTTACATGTAA
- a CDS encoding RNA polymerase sigma-70 factor gives MQDETLYKQLQDDREEALGILFDKYFPGLCFYSQRITGSKELAEEIVADVFIRIWENRKKTSIGNVRSYLYTGVKNRSLQIVEKEKTHRSAKREQNDLYLQTTDHESRTISRESLEQVMAVIQKMPEQRRTVFLLNRINGLKYKEIAASLDISIHTVQNHMVNAVRFLHENLSRNYSSK, from the coding sequence ATGCAGGATGAAACCCTTTACAAACAACTTCAGGACGACAGGGAAGAAGCACTGGGTATTCTTTTTGACAAATACTTTCCCGGTCTGTGTTTCTATTCACAGCGTATTACCGGATCGAAAGAACTTGCCGAAGAAATAGTAGCCGATGTATTTATCAGGATCTGGGAAAACCGGAAAAAGACAAGTATAGGGAATGTCAGGAGTTATCTTTACACCGGTGTTAAAAACAGATCACTTCAAATCGTTGAGAAGGAAAAAACACATCGCTCTGCTAAGCGGGAACAGAACGATTTGTACTTACAGACCACCGATCATGAGTCCCGTACCATTTCGCGGGAATCCCTGGAACAGGTGATGGCCGTTATTCAGAAAATGCCGGAACAACGCCGGACCGTGTTTCTTTTAAACCGTATTAACGGGTTAAAGTACAAGGAAATAGCTGCAAGTCTTGATATTTCCATACACACTGTTCAGAATCACATGGTCAATGCGGTACGTTTTCTGCACGAAAACCTGTCCAGGAATTATTCCTCCAAATAA
- a CDS encoding FecR family protein — protein MQDKFWELTTKYFSNEANEKDIHLLSELLQKNEEYQKIFDELALQWNMAGNIAYASFDKERASLKMNAAVSSGRKRNKKQRKLWWSAAAVLLCLLGLVPVILLRSSRWTTFTTTDNQHLKVLLPDSSSVWLNSNATLAYDFSKENIRCVRLEGEAYFEVTKDALRPFVIESTHLTTTVLGTSFNINAGSTEEQVSVIEGKVAVKNHRGDHVLLQSGDQAGYLQASGGLRKVKVHNIHNTIAWKDEIFDFNNIPVGDALNYLAEAYNVSFEYTDENIKQCTITASFEKQSLKTILNIICLSIHCKYRVLPGERKVVISGEGC, from the coding sequence ATGCAGGACAAATTCTGGGAGCTGACCACTAAATATTTTTCCAATGAAGCCAATGAAAAAGATATTCACCTGCTTTCCGAATTGCTTCAGAAAAATGAAGAATATCAAAAGATTTTTGACGAACTGGCCTTGCAGTGGAACATGGCCGGAAATATAGCTTATGCCTCCTTTGATAAGGAAAGGGCAAGTTTAAAGATGAATGCCGCGGTTTCTTCGGGGAGAAAACGGAATAAAAAACAGAGAAAGCTGTGGTGGAGTGCAGCGGCAGTCCTTTTGTGTTTACTGGGGCTTGTGCCGGTCATCCTGCTCAGGTCTTCCCGGTGGACTACATTTACCACAACAGACAATCAACACCTCAAGGTTTTGCTTCCCGACAGCTCATCCGTATGGCTCAACAGTAATGCTACGCTTGCCTATGATTTCAGTAAAGAGAATATACGCTGCGTCCGGTTGGAAGGAGAAGCCTATTTTGAGGTCACAAAAGATGCCCTGCGGCCGTTTGTTATAGAAAGTACCCACCTGACGACTACGGTACTGGGCACCTCCTTTAATATAAATGCCGGAAGTACGGAAGAGCAGGTGAGCGTAATAGAAGGGAAAGTAGCAGTAAAAAACCATAGGGGAGACCACGTGTTACTTCAGTCAGGCGACCAGGCAGGCTACCTGCAGGCTTCCGGAGGGCTGCGGAAGGTGAAAGTACACAATATTCACAATACCATTGCGTGGAAGGATGAAATATTTGATTTCAACAACATTCCCGTGGGCGATGCCCTGAATTACCTGGCAGAAGCCTATAACGTCTCTTTTGAGTATACGGACGAAAACATTAAACAATGTACCATAACCGCTTCCTTTGAGAAACAATCGCTAAAGACCATCCTTAATATTATCTGTCTTTCCATACACTGTAAATATCGTGTGTTGCCCGGTGAAAGGAAGGTTGTAATATCGGGGGAAGGATGTTAA
- a CDS encoding TonB-dependent receptor: MRKLILTKKKIPVIFLWLAGCFTFLYGGPLRAFNADPDLLRERVSLTVNNQSLKYFLKNIEQQLEIKFVYSESRIDLSKRVSGKFDREPLGNVLRNSLPESVGYAVSGRSIILKPKKAGKENPVGKGIIMGNIRGKDSGEALPYATIIVRGTSKGTVADESGNFRLRDLNEGTAVLEVTYVGYEKQESEVHIRNGETIRADFVLTPLFDQLEGVTVTGIRRGEVKALSQMKAAENIKYVMSQEQMERFPDMTLSESLQRVPGVAVGYSYGLARDIIIRGLGQGLSSITINGTRLPSTSAGYRDTDLNGVLSDVVEAVEVVKTLTPDMDADGTGGTVNIITKSPPLNSRTLDAKASAGYNNLVDKANYEMGATYGQRLKKTGFVVGANYLRTSRGEDRVEKGYDEYELDGREQLLLEEYDLTGYMIKRDNVGVNAEFDYYPDDHSRYYIRGSYNKYYEKQNRLRRITGIGEYISTTRISDVRVTQFGNWRDYHRDLTIISIGGKTSFSSWNLDFDLTYSGGNYDQPIYYRANFERSGMSGELDLSNPRVPKIDYVEEAPYDPTQYTTNRYINRHDSSKDHDGQLTFNISKPYTIGDISGEFKFGGRFRYKYNDRSRNYFLHDLREGEFVLADYLSGYRKDDHFDNNYVLDNFPDAEALEDFYENNKGLFKDNENYTRQNTDPDSFFGNEYLGAGYVMTKLNFSNFEVVGGVRYEQTGFHYKGNQVNFDEDGNYLNTFRVDSEKTFDGFFPSLNIKYTLRENTNFRFAVTRSLSRPSYYDLVPWEEVLNSREEINMGNPDLIQATSMNYDLLFEHYFQSVGLISGGVFYKKIGNYIYESNYIREGGTYDGWEVEQVVNGASATVKGLELSWQQQLTFLPGFLNGLGIYANYTYVDSEMEVPGIEQVRTVKLPEMRPHVGNVSLSYEKYGFSGRVSMYFYDTYITELGNNADRDELERARKQIDISASQKLNDRWSIFVNLSNITNAPISFRFGDGRRLDDMYYSSWGNLGVRFNLN, translated from the coding sequence ATGAGAAAATTAATTCTTACAAAAAAGAAAATTCCTGTCATTTTTTTATGGCTGGCAGGGTGTTTTACGTTCCTTTATGGCGGACCGTTACGTGCCTTTAATGCCGATCCCGATCTTCTTCGGGAACGGGTTTCGCTAACGGTAAATAACCAAAGCCTGAAATATTTTTTGAAGAACATAGAACAACAACTGGAAATTAAGTTCGTATACAGTGAAAGCAGGATAGACCTCAGTAAGAGGGTATCCGGAAAATTTGATCGCGAACCGCTGGGGAATGTCCTCCGCAACAGTTTACCCGAATCCGTCGGATATGCGGTAAGCGGCCGTAGTATCATCCTGAAACCCAAAAAGGCCGGGAAGGAAAATCCGGTAGGTAAAGGGATAATCATGGGGAATATCAGAGGAAAAGACAGCGGCGAAGCGCTTCCTTACGCCACTATTATCGTCCGGGGGACCTCGAAGGGGACCGTAGCCGACGAGAGCGGTAATTTCAGGCTCCGTGACCTGAACGAAGGCACGGCTGTTCTGGAAGTAACTTATGTGGGGTATGAAAAACAGGAAAGCGAAGTGCATATAAGGAACGGAGAGACCATCAGGGCGGATTTTGTGCTCACTCCGCTGTTCGACCAGTTGGAAGGGGTCACCGTAACCGGTATCCGCCGCGGCGAAGTAAAGGCCCTTTCGCAAATGAAAGCCGCAGAAAACATAAAATATGTGATGTCGCAGGAACAGATGGAGCGTTTCCCGGATATGACACTGAGTGAGTCCCTGCAAAGGGTTCCCGGAGTGGCTGTCGGATATAGCTACGGACTTGCCAGGGACATTATTATCAGGGGGCTCGGTCAGGGCCTGAGTTCCATTACCATAAACGGTACGAGGTTACCTTCCACGAGTGCCGGGTACCGGGATACCGACCTTAATGGCGTATTGTCTGATGTGGTGGAAGCTGTAGAGGTAGTAAAGACCTTAACCCCGGATATGGATGCCGACGGAACCGGGGGAACCGTAAATATCATTACCAAAAGCCCGCCCCTGAACTCCAGGACACTGGATGCAAAAGCCTCCGCAGGATACAACAATCTGGTGGACAAGGCCAATTACGAAATGGGGGCCACTTACGGACAGCGGTTAAAAAAAACCGGGTTTGTGGTTGGTGCTAATTACCTGAGGACCAGTCGGGGTGAAGACCGTGTGGAAAAGGGCTATGACGAATATGAACTCGATGGCAGGGAACAGCTTTTACTGGAAGAGTACGATCTCACCGGTTATATGATCAAAAGAGACAATGTAGGAGTAAACGCGGAATTCGATTACTATCCCGATGACCATTCCAGGTATTACATAAGGGGATCTTACAATAAGTACTATGAAAAACAAAACAGGCTGCGCAGGATCACCGGTATAGGAGAATATATTTCCACTACCCGGATCAGTGATGTCCGGGTTACCCAGTTCGGGAACTGGAGGGATTATCACCGTGACCTCACCATCATTTCCATTGGGGGGAAGACGTCTTTTTCTTCCTGGAATCTGGACTTTGACCTGACGTACAGTGGCGGCAATTACGATCAGCCCATTTATTACAGGGCAAATTTCGAAAGGAGCGGCATGTCGGGTGAACTGGATCTCAGTAATCCCAGGGTTCCGAAGATAGATTACGTGGAAGAAGCCCCTTACGACCCCACTCAATATACCACCAACAGGTACATCAACCGTCACGATTCCTCAAAAGATCACGACGGACAGTTGACTTTTAACATTTCAAAACCTTATACCATAGGGGACATATCGGGAGAATTTAAATTTGGCGGGCGGTTCCGGTATAAATACAATGACCGTTCCAGAAATTATTTTCTCCACGACCTCAGGGAAGGAGAGTTCGTTCTTGCCGACTATCTTTCCGGTTATAGAAAAGATGATCATTTCGACAATAATTACGTACTTGACAATTTCCCGGATGCCGAGGCACTGGAAGATTTTTACGAAAATAACAAAGGCCTTTTTAAAGATAATGAAAATTATACACGACAGAATACCGATCCCGATTCCTTTTTCGGAAATGAGTATCTCGGGGCGGGATATGTCATGACCAAACTGAATTTCAGTAACTTTGAAGTCGTAGGCGGTGTTCGTTACGAACAGACCGGGTTTCACTATAAAGGAAACCAGGTGAATTTTGACGAAGATGGTAATTACCTGAATACCTTTCGTGTGGATTCTGAAAAGACTTTTGACGGCTTTTTCCCATCCCTGAACATAAAATACACGCTCAGGGAAAATACCAATTTCCGGTTTGCAGTAACAAGGTCGCTTTCCAGGCCCAGTTATTACGATCTGGTCCCCTGGGAAGAGGTCCTGAACAGCCGGGAAGAAATAAATATGGGAAACCCCGATCTCATACAGGCGACCTCGATGAACTACGACCTGCTTTTTGAACACTATTTTCAATCGGTGGGGTTGATATCCGGTGGTGTTTTTTACAAAAAGATCGGGAATTACATCTACGAATCCAATTACATCCGGGAAGGCGGTACATACGACGGCTGGGAGGTGGAACAGGTAGTAAACGGTGCCAGTGCCACCGTAAAGGGACTGGAATTGTCATGGCAACAGCAACTTACTTTTCTCCCCGGATTTCTCAACGGCCTGGGAATCTATGCCAATTATACTTATGTGGATTCGGAAATGGAAGTTCCGGGCATTGAACAGGTGAGGACCGTTAAACTCCCTGAAATGCGCCCGCATGTAGGAAATGTTTCGCTTTCTTATGAAAAATATGGTTTTTCCGGGAGAGTATCCATGTATTTTTACGATACCTACATTACCGAACTCGGAAACAATGCCGACCGGGACGAACTGGAAAGGGCCCGGAAACAGATAGACATATCGGCATCGCAAAAACTGAACGACAGGTGGAGTATTTTCGTTAACCTCAGTAATATTACCAATGCCCCGATCTCTTTCAGGTTCGGGGACGGACGTCGTCTGGACGACATGTATTATTCTTCCTGGGGGAACCTGGGAGTACGGTTTAATCTCAATTAA
- a CDS encoding VOC family protein — protein sequence MKNKEIWANLTVKDLERTTKFYTELGFKSNGASEELTSFFVGKNDFVIHFFLKEVLNHYGLEVHRFLNLTKIEH from the coding sequence ATGAAAAACAAAGAGATATGGGCAAATTTAACTGTGAAGGATTTGGAACGGACCACTAAATTCTACACTGAATTAGGATTTAAATCCAATGGAGCATCTGAAGAATTAACAAGTTTTTTTGTCGGCAAAAATGATTTTGTAATTCATTTCTTTTTGAAGGAAGTACTAAACCACTATGGTCTTGAAGTCCATAGGTTTTTAAATCTGACTAAAATCGAACATTAA